The region TTACTTTGGCTACTAAGCCAGCAGGCCATGTAGACTCTCAGCTCCACGGTTCAATGGCATTTTGCCTTTTTAGGACTGAAAATATTATATACTCAAGTGGGCCCGTTAGCCCCCTCAAACCAACCCCTCAAAGAGTCTTCTGCAGGGAAGAAGgcgggcttagcagtgagaagatggagtttcaggctactcctgaaattcctctataccgaaggatttttggacgggttctttgaaccctagctgtcccggagaagacagtgaaggtgaggagagacccaggacctcagagatacccgcaaatctctggggggggggggtattaactcctcgtgccaattcctttctggattagctgcgtgctaactgaaactgcaggttgcccctaagaatgctagaagtgatgtcatctggtaagctgattttattatccaagagagactgttcgcgttaaaaacttaagataactgaaaccaaagaacagggaaatttagcggcgaattggctttttctaatggatttatggctggtggttactttactttttaaatgcttcaagaaactcctcaacaccctcccccctctgaatctccttaagtggatcgtaaaatttatttcctactaattagcccgtcacgattcgacacttttattactttactactcggctttgtttacaatcacagcctgtgagagactaagaagtctgtggaaaaaaaaaaaaagagtttgcaatttttaactgcgacacacatcatggcgtcccaaaatacctctaagatttcatttcagagacttttttccgcatgtagaggactctttgattcttatcaaagactggaaagaaaattggatcatctgattttaaaatatgaagcaaaaactgagattgttgaatgtttaaatgctcctgaaatacaaacggaaaatgtgagaaatggtgtctggtctatctcagaggaagaaaggaggggggaagctataaagaagactcatttaaaaagacagagtgcaggaggaatggaaaatccacccttgagaattaaagttaatttggaaaattttacaagcccaggacaacattattattatttcatcactgacattcagagtccaaaggtgccaaaatatctttgtctggatttgattatgaaaacatttggtaaatttatccaacgcgtggcaattggctggagaggatcttgctattggagagacactggctgatagatggaatggatagtaatatatataatttggaactggctgatagattgaagaacacaattgaaaactagttaaacctaattgctttttcttgtaacagatatagttgaataataattgatattgatagtaatgtatataatgtggagttgatatgataactaacaattggaagattatacataaagagtattaactacaataattatcactattaaaaactaaataaaatacatacaaccaaatgttaatcaatactggggaAATGTTATggtatatgatataattaaatattatggatgtccagctaaaataggatatgaggatttgatgataatagaggattttataaataagtaaatgaattgtcagcatgtgttatggattaattatgtaatgcatagctaaggatgaaggatgtttaaataaccataggtaattaaaactggaggtataatgatgttgatatggtaaatattcgagttaagatatttgaattaatatgagttaatggaagagaagcaccaaagcatgttgtaaccagttgatatacttcttttttttttctcatgatagacacctgtgttttgtttcgttttcctgccttgtctcttgtcgtttttgtctttttttgtattttttgtattttttattttttattttaatttttattttttatctgtccttttttattcttttattttttattttttcctctcccaccggtgtgggcagggattgttcaagattattactttcatcaatattgctaaataataattacagttaaatgaaaatggatatataataatgcttgagttaatatgagttatgttggttgactgtggaggagatgtaccaaaacttatctgtaattgattgatatattttttacagatgtaaagaaagatgtgtacctgttttaaactaaaattaaaaaacatttatttaaaaaaaaaaagagtcttcTGCAGCCTCAGATGTCCATGACATTGAACTATGCCTCTCCTGCAAATCAGCtccactgttgttgtttttttttttagggggagggggcagaCCAAATAAAGGCACCTGTTTCAGATaaatcttctcttccttcctcagaAGCATAGAAAAGTCACAGGACTCATTTTACttaccttggaaggaaggaaggctgagtcaatcttgagccggtcaggatcaaacttctggctGTAGCTTGCAATacctgcattctagccactgtgcacaatggatggatagatggagggagagagggagggagggaaggaaggaaatagcaatagcacttatacactgctttatagtgctttacagaccattttgtttacagagtcagcctattgcccccaacaatcttgatcctttgaaggatggaaggctgagtcaaccttgagaaggtcgaactcctggcaatgggcagaatttgcctgcaatactatcttctaaccactgtgcaccatggaaggaaggagtgaaggaaggaaggaaaatgaacaatagcaatagcctttagacatatgtcacttcacagtgctttacaaccctctctaagcactttacagggtcagcctcttgcccccaacaatctgggtcctcatttgacccacctcggcaggacggaaaggctgagtcaatcttgagcctggtgagattcgaactgccgaattgcagtcagccggcagtcagcagaggtagcctgcagtactgccttctaaccactgcaccactgcagctaATAAAAGATAAAACCAGAGGTGCTACCTCACCACAGATGAAGGGTGTGGGAGAGGAATCCAAGAATAAACGAAAGGAACAAAGTCGGTTTAAACTTAAGCCTTCCACACAAGGCAGCAGGGAAACCTGAACCTTTTGCCATCGGAACTGATTGCCACAAGACCAGCTTTCCCACTTTCAGATCTCCCGATCCTCCCGATCATATGAACTCCATCCCAACATTTTCCTTCTCCCACCTCATCTAAGCTTCCTTTTATGTTGTATGATGAAGTGTTATGTACAATACTTGATTTAGTGACACTTCGAAGTTGtagcggcagtgaaaaaagtgacttatccctgtttttcacttatgactgtggcaccatccccatggtcatatggtcaaaattcagacgtttggcagctgattcacatttatgacgtttGCTGGGGGTCACGTGTGACTTTCTGATGATCAAAAGTCTGgggcaaagccagattcactttgtaACTGTGTTTAataacttaatgactgcagtgattcacttaataacattgCAAGAGAGATTgccaaatgaggcaaaactcactttatcAACTGTCTCGTTTGGCAACATGACATTTTGTGTTTCCATTGTGGCTGTTAAGTCCAAAATTGAAATTTGGCATTTATTACTCTAGAAAAGCCTCTGGGATAGGTtccaaatttgggaacttttaagacttgtggacttcaatggacttgtggctgactggggaattctggaagttgaagtccacaagtttggacatccctgctctGGGAGCTCTATCCAATCAAACCAATCAATTTGGCCCACTGACCCAGGCCCAGAAATCTTCCCCTCCCTCCAGAGAAGAACCAGTCAGGGGACCCTGTGAAAGGCTGGCATCAGGATTGCTGGGGTGTTCATGCTTTCTACACACACAGTAATGCAAAACCTGTGGCCAAAACCCCCTCGGGCCAAGGCCTCCCAGGCAACTTTTGAAACCGCTGTGATAATTATCTTGGATGGCTGTCAATACCTCCGTCCTGGAGAGAACCCGAGTCAGCAAAGAGGCACCGCCTCCCTTATCCCCTTGAGCCTTGCCCTGATTGGGCGCCACCAAAGCCTCCTGTCTTTCATCAGAGCTGGGAAAACTCCCTTTCTGAACTTGGCGATGTGCTTGCAAAGAAAAAGTGCGTGAAGCTTCATGAGAGAGCTCAGACGCTGGCCATGGCGCTCCTCAAAATCCTCGTCCCTCTGCTCATCGGCTTCTGCGCTTACTATTACTACCCACAGGAAAATTTCTCTGCAGGTAAGGAgggtagattcccccccccccatggggaGGCCAGGCCATTGCTGTGcttctgccttttttcttttcttttttaattaccctttttttccatttaatggGAAAAGAATGGGCTTCCCTGGAGAGGGGGAAATGTGGGTGAAACTCCTGCATGCAAGGTGTGAAGAAGGCGAGCTGGTTTTGGTCTCGCCAGGAGGGCAGCCCATTTGTGGTGTTCCTACAATGTGCTTGTACCTCCACACTAAAGAAAAGGGTTGGGGGTCGCACAACACACCCCAAATCCAGCATTGAGGCAGACGTCATCCATCTCTTTAAGCCCATTGCCTGGACACCACTGATGAGCACATGCGAACATCCCTTTCTTCCTCTGTGTGATTTTCTCTGTACCCTCTCGTGCGCCCTATTATTCAgaaaatctctcccccccccaaggggaAACGGCACGGCACGTCGGATAATCTCCAGATTTCAGATTGGGAAGGGGATGTGGGTTTCAGGAAGTAGAAAAGGGCAGGATGGAGATCAGGAAGGCTGTCAGAAGTCCTGGAAGCATCAGCTTTGCATTTCAGCTACATCCGAGCTCTCGTGGCAAATGGTGCCACACACTGGATTCTCTGCTCACACAGTCCTGTTGCAAGAGAAGGAATCCATTAGCAAATGGTGGTGCCTTTCAACAGATGGAATCTATTGCCCAGGGCTGAGCAGCCAGCTTTCATCCCTGTCCCAGATACCTGGATGGGTCACCTCAGAGGAAGAGACGGGGAGCTTGAGGTTGAGCCGACCTCTGCCCAGCCCCAGGGCACCTGGGTGAGCCCCCATCCTCCACCTACCCCGAAGCAGCAGCACTGATGGAGTTTGAAGTGGCACCTTGGCAGTTCTGCAGTCCCTTACCTGCAATTCTCACCCACCTGGTGGGAGGCTGAGCATCCCTGATAGTAAGTGTAGCTGGTGGCCAGACATATTCTACTTAGGCGGCAGTTAGGAGAATGTAGAAAGACCCAGGTTGAGGTGGGCAATGCACCGgccaggaggaattctgggagttgaagtcaaagtCTCTGAAGTTGAGAAATTCTGCCCTCCCCCCTTGCAGGAGCGAATTGCAGAAAATGGTGCTGGGGAATCCTGGGGGCTGAAGTCCATAGATCTTTAAACTTGGCTGGGTTGGGAAATTCAGGCAGTGCAGAATCTGGGGAATGAACTTGGGGGGAGAGATGGGGGGGAGTAGAATTTGGGGCTGAGAAAAGATGCAATTAGCCCAAGAAGGAAAGAACCAAGTGGGGAGAACCAGACAATCCTCTTTCTCCACCGAAACCTGAAAAGCCCCATTAAATCCCACCCACCGAGAAGGAATTTCTCTGCCATCAGCTGGTTCCACAAGTGATTAGGTTAGGGGGAGGGCTGCCCTGCTCCTATTGACAACTGAGGATCCCCCCTCAGTTTGGAGGGCTGTTTGTTCTCCTTCGGGGCGGGGTGTGTGTAACTTTTCTCCATGCCAAAATGccctcctccctccctacttctcTGGCCAAGCCGCGGAGCATGGGAGGTGGATGCTTGCTGGGGTCTTGGTTGCTTCGCTTCGACGTGGGTTAGCAAAGGGTGGTGGGGGGAGCAGCAGACCGCTGGCATGTCCCGAATGACCTGTGTCCCCGATGaacggggtggggagggaggggcgcTCTTGGAAGTGAAGCCTTTCGTTGGAATTTGCCCCGAGAGAGAGGAGAGGCGGCTTGATGGGGCTCTGGTGGGGAATCGAGTAAGGGTCCaacgggagggggaggaggataaTGCTGTCACCCCTCCCCGACCCCTTATTTGATCCTTTATTCACTTTCCTGCCCAAGGAGGGGCTTTCAGAACTGCGCCCATTAGAACCGTCCCTTTTAGACGACACACAAAATtgaataaaaagaggaaatgtaaaCTGCTTCCAATAAGTGTTTGAAGCGGTGAAGCTTGAAGGAAAACTCAGAAAATTCACAGAAGGGAACAGAGAACAATACaagagggctggaagggacctcggaggtcttctagtccatccccgcTGCTCAAGGCAGGGAGGTCCACGCGTGGGGCCGTGGATCTCTTCCCTTAGTTAAAGACCTTCAGCCAGCCTCGTTTTTCTGGCAGCGACATCCACGGCCGTCTCCTCTTCTGCCCGCAGAGATGGTGCGTGGGATGCGCGTGTTGGTGACGGGTTCCAGTTCGGGCATCGGGGAGCAAATGGCCTACGAGTTTGCACGGATGGGCGCCCACCTGGTGCTGACCGCCCGGAGGGAGGAGCAACTGCGGAAGGTAAGCGGAGAGACCCAACCTCGGTTACAGGAAACCGAATGTCACGAAACAGGCAGGATGGGGGCTTATAATAAGCATGAAAGTTAATCCTGCTGCCATCAACTGCTCTTGACCCCCCCCCaaggtgattaaaaaaaagacgGTAGCCACGCATCttgacttttgttgttgttaaagatTAGTAGAgattcttttatttctattttattttttgttagaatttttcaaaaagcatgcaaaattaaaagatttttaaaaatttatgtgagggaaaatttttaaaaaaaattaaaaagaaaacatagaaTCATGATTCCTGCCCTCTTTTCTATTACATAGTTGCCATCTAAATTCTTTCACCTTCCTGTTTAACTTACTTTTTAAATCCCCAATCCATAAATCATCCGTTTTGTCTTTGTCTTTCAACAAATATCCATGTAAGGTTTCCAGTCTTTCAAAAAAGCCTTTCTTTGATCAAACTAgtcagtttcattttttccacaaGTTTTCTCATCAATATTACAAGTCATATTTCCTGTTTCATTTCATTATTCCTTTATCTTTGTGTATGCAATAATCTCAGCGCAGTTATCATAGATACAATATGAAATTTACAATATGTAAATTTCTGACACTTATTTTCTAATTCATTGTCCATAAAACCCCATTAAAACGATTCCCGTTCCATCCTAATATAAAGATTAGGATTAGGATcgcacagattaggtctcctccggattccatctgccagccaatgtcggctggcgactccccggggggagagccttctctgttgcagctctggccctctggaacgagctccctgttgagatccggacccttactaccctccaggccttcggcaaagccaccaagtcctggctcttccagcaggctgctgggagctgagaagcatctacctccacagaaattgtgaatgttggttttgtttttaatatgttgtctttgtcttgttcccccctttctcttgtcttttgtgagccgcccggagtcctccaggagtgggcggcatacaagataaataaataaataaatacctaaataaataaataaataaataaataaataaataaatagattcacAGAGATTCAAGCGCAGTGTCATGGCCACCATTGTGACTTTTTCAGCCAAACACCAGTTCTTGCGAGTCCTTTCCAACCCTTTGCcgcctttttcccttcctcttcagGTGGTGAAGAAGTGCCAGGACCTGGGTGCCAGTTCTGCCCACTATGTGGTTGCAGACATGGGCAACCTGACCGCTGCCCAGATGGTGGTGGAAGAAACTAAGGCCAAGTTGGGTAAAGACGACTTTCTCCATTTCACCCAGGATCAACCCTTGTGactcctggggtggggtggggtggggtggggtggggggagagacagaTTGAGGGATTGgatcagagggggtattcagccggttcagacaggCTTGCCCGAAAGGATAGTGGAAATCGTGAGTGGATCCGCTTGCTtaccctggctctatgctgtcctactTAAGCATGTTTTCAAGCCGCGTGCATGGGTGCAAGCCACATGTGCAATCaaagtgcattctaaccactgggccatcaGGCCTCCTTGCATTCCAGAGGGATGAATTTAATGACAATAAAGTGAGCAGGAAAAGCAAGGATGGCCAGCAGTGGGGGGAGGGTGCTCATTCCTGTCCTGGAGGATCAACCATTTTGGCTCCTGGCCTTACAGAGGCCCAAGATACCTCAATATCTAGCCCTGTGCCGGCCTGGCTGGCCAACCTTCACCTGCACTAGGCTCCTTCCAGTGCTGACCTGTGATGTCAGGATACAGCCCCTTTGCAGACCTCTGTGTGCCCATGCTGGAAGACACCCTCCAGGGATGGCAGCAGGCCAGCACCAGAAAAAGGTCAGTTTGCCCCTTGTGCCCTGAATGCTCTCTGTCCTTCGCTCCCCCAGGAGGCCTCGACCAACTAGTCCTGAACCACGTTGGGGGAAGCTCCTTTGGTCCCTTCAAAGGAGAAATTGAGCCTGTGATCAAGTCGATGACGGTGAACTTCTTCAGCTACGCCCAGATGACCATCTCTGCCATGGATCTTCTGCTGGAATCTAAGGGGAACATCGTAGTCGTCTCCTCCATGAGTGGTAGGCACCGCAATCCTCACACAGGGCTGGCATATGGGTGATGCCGCAGTGGAGCATTCGTTTGTGCTGACGGAGGGACTCTCCTGCATGTGACCCTACCAGTTCTCAGTTTGATGACAGAGGATTTGCTTCCAGGTGTCATCCCAGCACCAGCCCCTCCATTTCCCCATCCCTTTCTCTCCTTGCATCCCGTTCTTCCTTGTATTCCTTCTTATACTCCCATTCATTCATTGCCTCTTATTCCCCAGATTTCTGGTCTCTTTCTTCCTGATGATCTCATCCACTCCATCCAACCATCATTTCTCAATCAGTTCGTTCcatttaattaatcaatcaatcaacaaaccaaccaatcagaatagatgTTCATATTTCACTCTTGGTTTTTATCTGCCCTTCTCATTGTAAGCGCTGTAACTGACTTTCTTCTCCAGAAGACAGCTACAATAAGCAGGCTTTAACTGGCTGCACATCACCTTTGGGGTTGGGTTTCTTTGCAATGCAGAGATGCAATCAGCTCATGCACAAGCCATTAGCTATGTTCTACCCACACATCCCCGTCAAGTCAAAGTGACAGGTAttggtcacttagcaactgttacaATATAGACCTACCTTGAAGGTCGTTGCCACTTGGATTCAAAGTTCCAAcggtccccctccccccactcatGGACCCATGGCCAAAGGTTGAACACCtgtggccatttgcagcatcccacagtcacctGACTGCATTTGACAAGAGTTTTGCCAAAAACGGGCACTTCTGGTTTTCTCCAAAACCATGCCCATAGTAAAGCGTTGGTTTGCtgaatgactgctgcaaaaaaaaaaaaaggattgcaaAATCAACCTGATATTTACAGTCATGGTGGGCACTGGGCGGGCTCCAGAGACTACTTGTATTAAAGTAGATGTGGAAGGGCAGTGAAAGAAGTGCAAGAGTGGAAGAagagcccagcagagattatgctacctgagacttctcaggaaacaataactgaatggaaaactgctggtgaccttctaatGCTGCACCATAGAGGGTATTTTAACTCGTGACctgacaattgcgcgatagacatatgcgtgccaacaaaatagcgccgattaaaacGCGACGTCAGAATTGCGCCCACAAATTCGCGACATCAAAAttgcgccaacaaaagcgcgatgtcaagcacaataaaaaaaaaattagggttagggctagggttagggttagggttataacgtacgtatatgtgtcccactatgttaaaggcccagcacactcactgggctgtctatagtttgttgatgacaCGATTTTGTTGTCGCTCATTTGTCATCACAAAATCGctaaaaatcaattagcgattttgacgtcgcggttttgtcggcgcgcatatgtctatcacgCGTTTGTTGGTGAACCATTTTAACTAACTCTGCCTGTGtagggtttgccaattgcacagtggcagataggacagtgctccggagggttaacttcattgcccagaggatcatgggttgccccctccccacttcggaagagctttatagcacctgctgccttaagaaagttcaaaacattctcaaagatccatctcctcctgggcacccttttttggaactattaccatctggcacatggtacaggataataaaaacaagaacaatCAGGCAGAAAAACAGCTTTTATCTCAGGGCAGTAACTGTACTGAACTCAATtgcatagtgcaatattaatgcaatatcagggtttTTTAGTTCAATtgtatagcatgtgaaggatgcgtgtttgtgttttatttttatagttataatgtacactgaatatGGCATTTAATTTCCTTGTACAAGGTGCAAATGACAataagctaaactaaactaaacatatgATTGGGGAGAGAGAttgagggaagggagagagggaacaaACAGTGGGAGCAAACCATTTCTCTGTCCACACCAACCTCTCCCTCCCAGGACGTGTCCCAGGCCCCTTCAGTGTCTCCTACTCAACAGCCAAGTTTGCTGTGGAAGGATTCTTCACCTCGCTGCGTACTGAGTTGCGCCTGCGGAACATGGACCTGCCCATCACTGTGGCTGTGCTAGGCTACATCGACACTGGTGAGTGACACGTCGAAACCCTCCTTGCCCAAATCCAGCACCCTCCTCTCGGGATGACCACTCAActctttcctcctttctgcaGAAATGGCTGTGAAGACGGTGGGAAACAAAATCACCCAGAGGCCGAGCCCCAAAGAAGATTGTGCCCGGCAGATTGTGAGGGGCGGAGTGTTGCGTTACCGTGAAGTCTTCTATCCTTACTTGGCGCTGAAGCCTACCCTGATCTACAAAGAGCTGCTGCCCGAACTTTTGGACCAAGTCATAGGTTACGGCTACAGGCTGGAGAACATCCTCTAAAACTCGCCATCCATGTCTCCCAAAGATCGGGACTGTTATGTAAgatccccgttgggagagtgagtatgttcagagaagcgttgtgagagttgtgttggagaacacacaaaccagcatacagagacaccgcagtttaaataagcttttacttttgtggaaatagaggaatcagagtccatcaaacagtccaagtcatacacggataagagtcagtcatcaatgtctttcatttaagggataatccaaataacatagtccataaacatacaaacagtccggtactcaaagtagcattatctgtaatcagtgattggatcaatttaactaatgataggatacttaatattgaaggacatgacttggtatatggctggcatgcttacctgttatataacaaaaagtggacaaaaattttaaaagtcatattttaaggaatgctttattgcgggtttgggaaaaatattaatacaaattaaatga is a window of Thamnophis elegans isolate rThaEle1 chromosome 13, rThaEle1.pri, whole genome shotgun sequence DNA encoding:
- the LOC116516816 gene encoding hydroxysteroid 11-beta-dehydrogenase 1-like protein B, which encodes MKGVGEESKNKRKEQKPESAKRHRLPYPLEPCPDWAPPKPPVFHQSWENSLSELGDVLAKKKCVKLHERAQTLAMALLKILVPLLIGFCAYYYYPQENFSAEMVRGMRVLVTGSSSGIGEQMAYEFARMGAHLVLTARREEQLRKVVKKCQDLGASSAHYVVADMGNLTAAQMVVEETKAKLGGLDQLVLNHVGGSSFGPFKGEIEPVIKSMTVNFFSYAQMTISAMDLLLESKGNIVVVSSMSGRVPGPFSVSYSTAKFAVEGFFTSLRTELRLRNMDLPITVAVLGYIDTEMAVKTVGNKITQRPSPKEDCARQIVRGGVLRYREVFYPYLALKPTLIYKELLPELLDQVIGYGYRLENIL